The Carassius gibelio isolate Cgi1373 ecotype wild population from Czech Republic chromosome B9, carGib1.2-hapl.c, whole genome shotgun sequence genome includes a region encoding these proteins:
- the LOC127964300 gene encoding zinc finger BED domain-containing protein 4-like produces MEFICLDHQPLSVVEDEGFQRLMSYLDSRYTLPGRKYFTDVCLPQLYQTVFTYVDSLMKDNITSIGFTSDIWSASVCPMSMLSLTAQFINQNFELQKVVLHSQEFSGSHTAEALVAAFSDMFQAWGIPKEKVHVILRDNAKNMEKAMRDANLPSLPCMAHSLQLAVTEGVMSQRSIADIIASGRRIVGHFKHSPLAYSRLQSIQKQLGQPIKRLQQDVPTRWNSTVYMLQSLLEQKRALCAYVADYDLPSMFTSSQWKLVENMISLLAPFEELTQQISSSTASAADVIPSIRALTRLLEKTAETDHGVKTSKATLLEAVQKRFRDIECERLYSIATILDPRYKDRYFSDAVKPQIRGLLSNVLATGLEQQDGEASLAASGSGPPEKVPRTGSLHAMYAELLGGDQECGSSENSSSASLQLNFYLSEPVIAQSGQPLVYWQNNKSRFPALAQAARTYLCAPCTSVDSERLFSTAGNIIDEKRNKLSAKNAEMLIFIKKNLPLMLKK; encoded by the exons ATGGAATTCATTTGCCTAGATCACCAGCCTCTGTCTGTTGTGGAAGACGAAGGTTTCCAGCGACTCATGTCCTATTTAGATTCACGTTACACTCTGCCAGGGCGTAAATATTTCACTGATGTGTGCCTGCCGCAGTTATACCAAACCGTGTTTACATATGTCGACAGCCTTATGAAGGACAACATAACATCGATTGGTTTCACTAGTGACATTTGGAGTGCGAGTGTATGCCCCATGTCCATGTTGAGCCTCACTGCGCAGTTCATTAATCAAAACTTCGAACTACAAAAAGTTGTTCTACATTCTCAAGAGTTTTCAGGGTCACACACCGCAGAGGCTCTTGTTGCTGCATTCAGCGACATGTTTCAAGCATGGGGAATCCCGAAGGAAAAAGTGCATGTTATTCTAAGGGATAACGCAAAGAACATGGAAAAGGCCATGAGGGATGCCAATCTACCCAGCCTGCCGTGCATGGCGCATTCACTCCAGCTCGCCGTGACCGAGGGAGTCATGTCACAACGCAGCATCGCTGATATAATCGCTTCTGGAAGACGCATCGTCGGTCATTTCAAACACTCCCCGCTTGCTTACTCACGACTTCAAAGTATTCAGAAACAACTGGGCCAGCCTATCAAGAGACTACAGCAAGATGTACCTACCAGGTGGAACAGTACTGTATACATGCTGCAGAGTCTGCTGGAACAGAAACGTGCCCTGTGTGCTTATGTAGCCGACTATGACTTACCCTCCATGTTCACCAGTAGCCAGTGGAAATTAGTTGAAAACATGATTTCGCTACTCGCCCCATTTGAAGAGCTCACGCAGCAGATCAGCTCATCCACTGCATCGGCTGCAGATGTTATACCATCCATCAGAGCTTTAACTCGTCTTCTTGAGAAGACAGCAGAGACTGACCACGGTGTAAAAACTTCAAAAGCCACGTTGTTGGAAGCTGTCCAGAAAAGATTCCGTGACATTGAATGTGAGCGCCTGTATAGCATTGCTACAATCCTCGATCCGAG GTACAAAGACAGATATTTTTCTGACGCAGTCAAGCCCCAGATACGTGGACTGCTTTCTAATGTCCTGGCCACTGGATTGGAGCAGCAGGATGGTGAGGCGAGTTTGGCTGCAAGCGGGTCCGGACCCCCAGAGAAAGTACCACGAACCGGCTCCTTGCATGCTATGTATGCTGAGTTGTTGGGTGGAGATCAGGAATGTGGTAGCAGTGAAAACAGCAGCTCAGCATCATTGCAATTGAATTTCTACCTGTCAGAGCCAGTTATCGCTCAAAGTGGACAGCCACTTGTTTACTGGCAGAACAATAAAAGCCGCTTTCCCGCTCTCGCACAAGCAGCACGCACCTACCTCTGTGCACCGTGTACAAGTGTTGATAGCGAACGACTTTTTAGCACAGCAGGGAATATTATTGATGAGAAGAGGAACAAGCTGTCAGCCAAAAATGCAGAGATGCttatatttataaagaaaaatctgCCATTGATGCTTAAGAAGTAA